A window from Plodia interpunctella isolate USDA-ARS_2022_Savannah chromosome 2, ilPloInte3.2, whole genome shotgun sequence encodes these proteins:
- the nkd gene encoding protein naked cuticle homolog, whose translation MTCYETLRTPAPAADAPMAHHFVKWWRNKFRNGYKKFSIGTESERTDTEELVGRAASQCSAPPDLLPSEARALLQPTTPPPRQIRGVPEPTYKPPPSPIPIDNDEKQPRLRFEELTCDVELKHHESSKQQPLQFSFTLYDLDGHGRMTKDDIAGIVSTIYESIGKSVTVPHYGSKTIQVRLTVVPEDGSARTPRERREGRRRRRRETTTAAPAPPPDCPDSEEERERLSHDDDSSKSSCSGDRRSQQRPQPISNPRPYRHHRREHRERKHTKKRSGSLQRRELLEIIQANMEKNHMSFQTSRKTSDPVANEEEITTKYQKLRNRSYTVSEKPVNAFQKTKTENIGNGYLDLASGGDSNLCRYDRYLHAVICSSARHAHTGYHQRQTQTPRTPPRPSKLPQPRSRSHDMPNHAQTQHPRVLQIIFL comes from the exons ATGACGTGCTACGAAACATTGAGAACTCCGGCACCCGCCGCGGACGCCCCCATGGCGCACCACTTTGTCAAGTGGTGGCGCAACAAGTTTAGAAATGGATATAAGAAATTCAGCA tcGGCACGGAAAGCGAAAGGACAGACACCGAGGAGTTAGTGGGACGCGCCGCTTCTCAATGTTCTGCACCCCCAGACCTGTTGCCTAGCGAGGCTAGGGCGCTTTTGCAGCCTACAACACCCCCGCCACGGCAAATTCGGGGAGTACCCGAACCTACTTACAAGCCTCCACCATCTCCAATCCCTATCGACAATGATGAAAAGCAACCCAGATTGCGATTcgag gAGCTGACCTGCGATGTAGAACTTAAGCACCACGAATCATCCAAACAACAACCACTCCAGTTCTCTTTTACTCTTTACGACCTTGACGGACATGGGAGAATGACAAAAGAT GACATAGCTGGCATCGTGTCAACGATATACGAGTCGATAGGGAAGTCGGTCACAGTACCTCATTATGGCTCGAAAACCATACAAGTGCGGCTAACGGTCGTACCGGAAGATGGGAGCGCACGAACTCCGCGGGAGAGGCGGGAGGGGAGGCGGCGACGGCGGCGAGAAACCACAACCGCTGCGCCCGCACCTCCGCCCGACTGCCCCGACAGCGAGGAAGAGAGAGAACGGCTGTCTCACGACGACGACTCGTCAAAGTCTTCCTGCTCCGGCGACCGCAGATCTCAACAACGACCGCAACCTATAAGCAACCCTCGACCATACCGACATCATCGCCGGGAACATAGGGAAAGAAAACATACTAAGAAAAGGTCCGGCAGCTTACAGAGACGGGAGCTACTTGAAATTATACAGGCTAACATGGAAAAGAACCATATGAGCTTTCAAACCTCAAG aaagaCCAGTGATCCGGTTGCCAATGAAGAAGAGATAACGACGAAATATCAAAAACTGCGTAACAGATCATATACAGTGAGTGAGAAACCCGTAAATGCATTCCAAAAGACGAAGACTGAGAACATAGGAAACGGCTACCTGGATTTAGCGAGTGGGGGCGATTCTAATTTGTGCCGGTACGATAGGTATCTACACGCCGTGATATGTTCATCAGCTCGGCATGCACACACGGGCTACCACCAACGACAAACGCAGACGCCCCGAACCCCGCCGCGCCCCTCAAAACTCCCGCAACCTCGCTCGCGATCCCATGACATGCCCAACCATGCGCAAACGCAGCACCCTAGAGTCcttcaaattatattcttatag
- the LOC128680803 gene encoding metallophosphoesterase 1-like isoform X1 → MQRFAIKKIAILICGIFFTIVYCEFLIYYVVISQCDWLPTKGSEIDATSLKALVITDLHLLGHRKSFWFEKWRREWQMYQSFKAIITLHKPEVVFVLGDLFDEGEYCTNEEFTEHVERFHNTFPLPHDIPMYITVGNHDIGFHNNIKPGSAERFSEQLKSPSVRLLSIKNNHFVLINSLALEGDSCRMCREARSKINNVSDILKCSANKSCDTNYDVALNYSRPIMLQHFPLYRLSDAVCSEPDAAPLSEKYIPFRLKIDALSKEATDDIIAKLKPRAAFGGHTHYGCLLHHSYNYEDENIDFYEHSVPSFNMRNIFEPKYMLVTITPDEYAANKCSLPREVTIIITTVVLLIATVWFTCRRRPFRRGLPQMRKYSLVK, encoded by the exons ATGCAGCGTTTCGCTATAAAAAAGATTGCTATACTTATTtgtggaatattttttaccatagTTTATTGTGAGTTTCTTATTTACTATGTCGTCATATCAcag TGTGATTGGCTTCCTACAAAAGGATCGGAGATAGATGCAACCTCTCTGAAAGCCCTTGTGATAACTGATTTACACTTACTGGGACATCGCAAAAGTTTTTGGTTTGAGAAATGGAGACGGGAGTGGCAAATGTATCAATCATTCAAAGCTATAATAACATTACACAAACCCGAAGTTGTCTTTGTTTTAG GAGACCTTTTTGATGAAGGAGAATACTGTACTAACGAAGAATTCACTGAACATGTGGAACGTTTTCATAACACATTTCCACTACCTCATGATATACCAATGTATATTACTGTTGGCAATCATGACATAGGATTtcataataa catCAAACCAGGCTCGGCGGAAAGATTTTCAGAGCAACTCAAATCACCGTCTGTCCGGCTGCTCTCTATAAAGAACAATCATTTTGTGCTGATCAATTCGTTGGCTCTCGAGGGAGACTCATGTCGCATGTGTCGGGAAGCtagaagtaaaataaacaatgtttcAG ATATTCTGAAGTGTTCTGCCAACAAAAGCTGTGATACTAATTATGATGTTGCATTAAATTATAGTCGACCTATAATGCTTCAG CATTTTCCTTTGTATAGGTTATCAGATGCAGTATGTTCAGAACCTGATGCAGCTCCCTTGTCTGAGAAATACATTCCTTTCAGACTAAAAATAGATGCGCTGTCTAAAGAAGCTACTGATGATATAATTGCCAAGCTAAAGCCTCGCGCAGCATTCGGTGGTCACACTCACTACGGATGTCTTCTGCACCACTCCTATAATTACGAAGACGAAAATATAGATTTCTACGAGCACTCTGTGCCTTCTTTCAATATGAGAAACATATTTGAACCAAAATATATGCTG gtCACCATAACGCCAGATGAATATGCAGCTAATAAATGCAGTCTACCCAGAGAAGTTACTATTATCATAACAACTGTTGTGCTGCTAATTGCGACGGTTTGGTTTACATGCAGGAGGAGGCCGTTCAGGCGAGGATTACCCCAAATGAGAAAGTACAGCCTTGTAAAGTAA
- the LOC128680803 gene encoding metallophosphoesterase 1-like isoform X2, with translation MTVCDWLPTKGSEIDATSLKALVITDLHLLGHRKSFWFEKWRREWQMYQSFKAIITLHKPEVVFVLGDLFDEGEYCTNEEFTEHVERFHNTFPLPHDIPMYITVGNHDIGFHNNIKPGSAERFSEQLKSPSVRLLSIKNNHFVLINSLALEGDSCRMCREARSKINNVSDILKCSANKSCDTNYDVALNYSRPIMLQHFPLYRLSDAVCSEPDAAPLSEKYIPFRLKIDALSKEATDDIIAKLKPRAAFGGHTHYGCLLHHSYNYEDENIDFYEHSVPSFNMRNIFEPKYMLVTITPDEYAANKCSLPREVTIIITTVVLLIATVWFTCRRRPFRRGLPQMRKYSLVK, from the exons ATGACCGTG TGTGATTGGCTTCCTACAAAAGGATCGGAGATAGATGCAACCTCTCTGAAAGCCCTTGTGATAACTGATTTACACTTACTGGGACATCGCAAAAGTTTTTGGTTTGAGAAATGGAGACGGGAGTGGCAAATGTATCAATCATTCAAAGCTATAATAACATTACACAAACCCGAAGTTGTCTTTGTTTTAG GAGACCTTTTTGATGAAGGAGAATACTGTACTAACGAAGAATTCACTGAACATGTGGAACGTTTTCATAACACATTTCCACTACCTCATGATATACCAATGTATATTACTGTTGGCAATCATGACATAGGATTtcataataa catCAAACCAGGCTCGGCGGAAAGATTTTCAGAGCAACTCAAATCACCGTCTGTCCGGCTGCTCTCTATAAAGAACAATCATTTTGTGCTGATCAATTCGTTGGCTCTCGAGGGAGACTCATGTCGCATGTGTCGGGAAGCtagaagtaaaataaacaatgtttcAG ATATTCTGAAGTGTTCTGCCAACAAAAGCTGTGATACTAATTATGATGTTGCATTAAATTATAGTCGACCTATAATGCTTCAG CATTTTCCTTTGTATAGGTTATCAGATGCAGTATGTTCAGAACCTGATGCAGCTCCCTTGTCTGAGAAATACATTCCTTTCAGACTAAAAATAGATGCGCTGTCTAAAGAAGCTACTGATGATATAATTGCCAAGCTAAAGCCTCGCGCAGCATTCGGTGGTCACACTCACTACGGATGTCTTCTGCACCACTCCTATAATTACGAAGACGAAAATATAGATTTCTACGAGCACTCTGTGCCTTCTTTCAATATGAGAAACATATTTGAACCAAAATATATGCTG gtCACCATAACGCCAGATGAATATGCAGCTAATAAATGCAGTCTACCCAGAGAAGTTACTATTATCATAACAACTGTTGTGCTGCTAATTGCGACGGTTTGGTTTACATGCAGGAGGAGGCCGTTCAGGCGAGGATTACCCCAAATGAGAAAGTACAGCCTTGTAAAGTAA
- the LOC128680789 gene encoding ras GTPase-activating-like protein IQGAP1, with the protein MVSLMSNETDMDEIFIGKIDDCDSEVRKTGQEMDVIRQRTVAYEYLCRLEEAKTWMESCLKERLPPATEFEESLRNGVYLAKLANFIAPESLPINKIFDIDQRRYKIMGVQFKHTDNINKFLQVLKKTELPLTFQPETTDIYDKKNMPRVIYCLHALSSHLFKLGKAPLIRDVFGTAVFTDEELDSVSKDLQKCEHPFPSFQKIGGILSKNTAQGDKEAFYKAVVELNKLLDSGKSITPALLNPHLKLKYVQNRLIDEYKKVLQAAKIEKVHVAQNHSLNDSYIPDEYDDILTQVEIQGHITAVNYKYLWKTLCSASQTNNLKILHKIFNEEWVKVKNYDNNNVDFYCDVVREIMECNKDVDVENVTNWHKIFQNIVNEGNRKSLEHADHKTAICEVNRALDEGDPDELHKALTNPHLGLNLKIDKFAAPLLFEEMKLEKYELEKNLNESEIAASVSYLTAIAAISLAVDRGDEAAVWHSLQSKQVNLQGLRPHCRRRYLSALVNALQFKVKEQCGCPLLTLEDIHDTIDMVNTKDDDNDELVGIIDNINKAVNDEDSETLMALLRSSCLQLPSPLHNEEKHLYLRMLKKKIVNKESQNLWLDDIVEVINDVNCESLKVKELSDALVHLNLAVIKNDLNQFWEALSCPLLSGSGLIESSCKDVYFQMFSKALKKKGHHICPWIVSHTDAGNTVYIDIESYTYSWKTPKDFVPYARYLSRKDVSVLIEKTNKHHINKYKQIIIEKAVVKIQAYCRGYLFRENLRNQLKYFQDNERYVIKIQAWWRKILIHKKYGTIIKMKAIEAKLKKERKQNPWVWYKVQEHKIVKIQALWRGRRARQAFTSLFHSPNPPLKAVKKFIPMLDFSTDDYDREIELQNLKSEVVQSIRKNQELSKQIDDMDLKIGLLVQNRIALQEVAAHGLKLNNLVKHNSMTKLVFQNISEGKGSLMTVSTAVKGLKSLTKESKRLLDGYQHLFYELQTNPTYLSKLLFCIPQNKTNFFLQNVVLSLYNFGAYARDEYLLLKLFRFTLEEEISCKVVKPFDVIASTPLVLKMAVSLSRQLSGLNSLQSIIGPLVEKMLKDKDLNIETGPVEIYKAWRNEMEMKTGQISKLPYNVSQEEALTYPEVKMRLETALSQLKKIVVMFLDKITQSTDLLPFCITYMARVLHRSLTSKFPHTPEKDILKVIGNLVYYQFLNAAIVAPDAFHIINMPNGAVLTTDQRKNLASVAKILHFSAAKKGFGEESSHLRCLNSFIVECHEKMKELFRRCCRGPTLEEYFAVDEYTEATLLHHPHIYITVQEIVDTHALLVEYQDIIAPDSSDRLNELLEELGEVPSVAQLASRDIDTINGDTPEENARLEVCLALVNKYQAPSDDMTDLNKLFIKTKELCVAIIPFLNGEHLLEALCIGTTKEQQEKYAEKVQRRIYSGQAKPDEVMSLREHIAKLRRNLQQLEDEGYVTREDGYQALITSIALDLCNKGKYRQAQRRALTTLTRTKQSLMEKTKYYEEKCQSYDQYIKSCLANLHAGKRSVHACLRRSGKDIQKLKSKLTVKYSGTKLLERGVLLEIAGLSPSQFRNVQFDITPTDHNGVFTIKGKFMGVEMESVEVDIQDLLQKQYEGCAIIDMFGKAKINVNLLIFLLNSKFYGKT; encoded by the exons atcatGGGTGTGCAGTTTAAACATACTGATAACATTAACAAGTTTTTGcaagtgttaaaaaaaacagaactGCCTCTT acATTTCAGCCAGAAACGACTGATATCTATGATAAAAAGAATATGCCACGAGTGATATACTGCTTACATGCACTCAGCTctcatttattcaaacttgGAAAGGCTCCCCTAATTCGAGATGTATTTGGAACTGCAGTATTTACTG atgaAGAACTTGATTCTGTTTCCAaagatttacaaaaatgtgaaCATCCATTTCCATCATTCCAAAAAATTGGTggcattttatcaaaaaatactgCACAAGGTGACAAGGAAGCTTTTTATAAAGCTGTAGTTGAGTTGAATAAACTTTTAGATTCTGGAAAGTCTATAACTCCTGCACTGTTAAATCCTCATCTTAAACTGAAATATGTTCAGAACAGGCTCAttgatgaatataaaaaagttttacaagctgctaaaattgaaaaagtgcatgttgCTCAGAACCATTCATTAAATGATAGTTACATTCCGGATGAATATGATGATATTCTTACACAAGTCGAGATTCAAGGCCATATTACTGccgttaattataaatatttgtggaaAACTTTGTGTTCTGCTTctcaaacaaataatttaaaaatattacataaaattttcaacgAAGAATGGgtgaaagtaaaaaattatgacaataataatgtcGATTTTTATTGTGATGTTGTTAGAGAAATAATGGAATGCAACAAAGATGTTGATGTTGAAAATGTGACAAATTGGCACaagatttttcaaaacattGTTAATGAAGGCAATCGTAAATCTCTAGAACATGCAGATCATAAAACTGCTATATGTGAAGTTAATCGTGCATTGGATGAAGGAGACCCTGATGAATTACATAAAGCATTGACAAATCCCCATTTGGGACTAAACTTGAAGATTGACAAGTTTGCAGCGCCGCTTTTGTTTGAAGAAATGAAATTAGAAAAGTATGAACTGGAGAAAAATTTGAATGAGAGTGAAATAGCTGCATCTGTTTCTTATCTCACAGCCATAGCTGCAATTTCTCTGGCTGTTGATAGAGGGGATGAAGCTGCAGTCTGGCATTCACTTCAGTCCAAGCAGGTTAATTTACAAGGCCTGCGCCCTCATTGCCGCCGCCGTTACCTTTCTGCATTAGTAAATGCACTGCAGTTCAAAGTGAAGGAACAATGTGGTTGTCCTCTACTGACTTTAGAAGACATTCATGATACCATAGACATGGTTAATACGAAAGATGACGATAATGATGAAT TGGTTGGAATAATTGACAATATAAACAAAGCTGTTAATGACGAAGATTCTGAAACTCTTATGGCATTGCTCAGGAGTTCCTGTTTGCAATTGCCATCGCCACTGCATAATGAAGAGAAACATTTATACTTGCGTatgttgaaaaagaaaatagtcAATAAGGAATCACAAAATCTTTGGCTAGATGACATAGTAGAAGTCATCAATGATGTAAACTGTGAATCTCTAAAAGTAAAGGAATTATCAGATGCATTAGTACATTTAAACTTAgcagttattaaaaatgatctGAATCAATTTTGGGAAGCACTGTCCTGTCCCTTATTGTCTGGTTCTGGTTTAATAGAGAGCTCTTGTAAAGATGTGTACTTCCAAATGTTTTCCAAGGCATTAAAAAAGAAGGGCCATCATATCTGCCCCTGGATTGTCTCTCATACCGATGCAGGAAATACTGTTTACATTGATATTGAGTCATATACTTATAGCTGGAAGACTCCCAAGGATTTTGTCCCTTATGCCCGATATCTCAGTAGAAAAGATGTCAGTGTGCTCATAGAAAAAACTAATAAGcatcacataaataaatataaacaaatcattATTGAAAAAGCAGTTGTTAAAATTCAAGCATATTGCAGAGGCTATTTATTTAGGGAAAACTTACGAAACcaactgaaatattttcaagacAATGAAAGGTacgttattaaaatacaagcATGGTGGAGAAAGATTTTGATACATAAAAAGTATGGTACCATTATCAAAATGAAGGCAATTGAAGCAAAGTTGAAAAAGGAGAGAAAGCAAAATCCTTGGGTCTGGTATAAAGTTCaa GagcataaaattgtaaaaattcaaGCTCTGTGGCGTGGCCGGCGAGCTCGCCAAGCATTTACATCTTTGTTCCACTCACCAAATCCACCCTTAAAAGCAGTTAAGAAATTCATTCCTATGTTAGATTTCTCAACTGATGATTATGACCGAGAAATTGAACTGCAGAACCTGAAATCTGAAGTGGTGCAGTCCATTCGAAAAAATCAAGAATTATCTAAACAGATTGATGACATGGACCTAAAAATTGGACTTTTGGTTCAAAATAGGATAGCATTACAAGAGGTTGCGGCTCATGGTTTGAAGTTGAACAACTTGGTCAAACACAATTCTATGACTAAGTTGGTTTTCCAGAATATTTCAGAAGGGAAAGGATCATTAATGACAGTGTCAACAGCAGTAAAAGGGCTAAAATCTCTTACCAAAGAAAGTAAAAGATTGTTAGATGGTTATCAACATTTGTTTTACGAACTTCAAACAAACCCCACATATTTATCTAAACTTCTTTTTTGTATTCCAcagaacaaaacaaactttttccTTCAAAATGTGGTACTGAGTCTTTATAATTTTGGGGCTTATGCTAGGGATGAATATTTGTTGTTGAAATTGTTCAGGTTCACTTTAGAGGAAGAAATAAGTTGTAAAGTGGTGAAGCCCTTTGACGTTATAGCTTCAACTCCTCTAGTTCTCAAAATGGCAGTGAGTCTGTCTAGACAATTGTCTGGTCTAAACAGCCTACAGAGTATTATTGGCCCTCTAGTAGAGAAAATGTTAAAGGACAAAGATCTGAACATTGAAACTGGTCCAGTAGAAATTTACAAAGCTTGGAGAAATGAAATGGAAATGAAAACAGGCCAAATATC gaaACTGCCTTACAATGTATCTCAAGAGGAAGCTCTTACATACCCAGAAGTGAAAATGCGACTGGAGACAGCTTTAAGTCAGCTGAAAAAGATTGTTGTCATGTTTCTGGATAAGATAACGCAATCAACAGACTTGCTTCCGTTTTGTATTACATATATGGCGAGGGTTTTGCATAGATCTTTAACTTCTAAATTTCCTCATACACCTGAAAAGGATATACTGAag gtgATTGGTAATTTGGTATACTATCAATTTTTGAATGCGGCTATTGTGGCTCCCGACGCATTCCATATTATCAACATGCCGAATGGCGCTGTGCTTACCACCGACCAACGCAAGAATCTAGCTTCAGTTGCTAAAATTCTGCACTTTTCTGCTGCTAAAAAAGGG TTTGGCGAGGAATCCAGTCACTTGCGTTGTCTGAACTCGTTCATAGTGGAGTGCCACGAGAAGATGAAGGAACTGTTTAGACGCTGCTGCCGGGGTCCCACCTTGGAGGAATATTTCGCCGTGGACGAGTACACTGAGGCTACTTTATTGCATCACCCTCATATCTATATTACAGTTCag GAAATTGTAGATACCCATGCCCTATTAGTGGAATATCAAGATATCATAGCTCCGGACTCGAGCGACCGCCTGAACGAACTACTGGAGGAGCTGGGGGAGGTGCCGTCGGTGGCGCAGCTCGCCTCGCGAGATATTGATACG ataaatggAGATACTCCGGAGGAAAATGCAAGATTAGAAGTATGTTTGGCACTAGTCAATAAATATCAGGCGCCTTCGGATGATATGACAGACTTGAATAAGCTGTTTATTAAGACTAAGGAGTTATGCGTGGCGATCATCCCCTTCTTAAATG gtgaACATCTTTTAGAAGCATTATGCATAGGTACTACAAAAGAACAGCAAGAAAAATATGCTGAGAAAGTACAGAGGCGAATTTATTCCGGCCAAGCTAAACCGGACGAAGTAATGTCTTTGAGAGAACATATTGCTAAGTTACGACGGAATCTTCAGCAGCTGGAGGATGAAGGCTATGTCACGAGGGAAGATGGGTACCAGGCGTTGATAACTTCTATTGCCCTTGATCTCTGCAATAAGGGCAAATACCGACAAGCTCAAAGAAGGGCTTTAACAACACTCACGCGCACTAAACAGAGTTTAATGGAGAAAACCAAATACTACGAAGAAAAGTGTCAATCATACGATCAGTATATCAAGTCTTGTCTTGCGAATCTTCATGCAGGCAAAag AAGTGTTCACGCTTGCCTGAGAAGATCAGGAAAGGAtatacaaaagttaaaatcgaAGTTGACCGTGAAGTACTCAGGTACGAAGTTGCTCGAGCGAGGCGTGTTGCTGGAGATCGCCGGTCTGTCGCCGTCGCAGTTCAGGAACGTGCAGTTCGACATCACGCCCACCGACCACAACGGCGTCTTCACCATCAAAGGCAAGTTCATGGGTGTAGAAATGGAGTCAGTTGAAGTAGACATACAGGATTTGCTGCAAAAACAGTATGAGGGATGCGCCATTATAGACATGTTTGGTAAAGCTAAAATCAATGTTAAtttgctaatatttttattgaacagCAAATTTTATGGCAAAACATAG